From the genome of Buteo buteo chromosome 4, bButBut1.hap1.1, whole genome shotgun sequence:
CTTAAGTGAAAGAATAGAGTTGGAAACGTTAAGCTCCCCCTCCTcaaaaaaagtggggaaaaaaaaaaaaggactccCCCAAAATATTACTTAGAAATCCACTTTTGAAGCTAAgagcccccctccccaagcccttccttctgcttttttttatctcatttttggGGGTGGGCGTGTAAAAGGggttgatttatttttgtagatGACCCCTTTCCCCACACTGACGTTTTTACAGCCGACTTAACATCGAGTCCGGCATTTTCAGTTATCTGTCTTAATTGTCAATATTTgattgactttttttaattctaaggGAAGGTGGGCAGCCGGTGCATCCTGGCTCATCCCTCCCGGACCGTGCCTGCCACCGAGCAAGCTGCCGCCAGCTGCAGCCTTGACTAAACCCCGCGAGTGGCTGGGGATGCCGGTGCAGCTCCTTGccgatttttttttctgcacccGGGGTTTTCTGCTGGTCGGGGCTGGGGTTTGCAGGCTTTGTGGGTCGCCTGCACGGGTCTGGGGGTGCAGGTCCCTGGGGACAGGTTGTCCTCATCCTCCGCGGCTGGTGGGGCCAGAGCAGCACTCTGGCTGGGCTCGTGCAGGGCAGCAAACCCGGCCGGTGGCTGTAAATCACAACTGCCGtttgaggaggggaaaaaaaaaaaaaaaaaaagcccgaAAGAGAAGCGATGTGCATCTTTAAAGCATGGTTTTGTGCTCGCTGGGGCTGAggcctccccgctccctccctccctcctccgtccctccctccctgctctttcTATCtctcagagagaaaaatcaattctCCTCAAACCTTTTACTGCCTCTGAGatcaattcccccccccctttccccaatATAGATAAATAGGGGGTCACTGTCTCACCACATCATTTGCAGAGCACCCCATGACTGTTTCTGGGGATGCTGGGTGCATGCCAGGCTCTGGGCATTGGTGCTGGGGTGGCACAGCCTGGAGTTGGCTCTTCCCAAATTTCTCGTCTCTGAGTCCAGTCCGTGTCCAGCTGGGGGGCTGTGGGCATGGGGCAGTTTGGGGACAAGAGATGCTGCAGGGTGACATTGGCAGAAGGGATTGTAAGGACAGGGTGCCTGCATGCGCATTGAGCCTGGCTTGCCCAGCAACACCAAATCAGTCGGCCCCAGTGAATTTTGTGATGCCCTTTCCATTGTTCAACTcagctgctggcagtgctgcccGCTTGCTGTCCCCACCCTCGGTGCCATTGACCTCAGCAGTGCCCGTGATGTGAGGGATGCAGGATCAGGGCATCGCAGAGACAGGCAGCAGTTTTCTCCTAGCCCAGAGTGTAATCTAGGCTCACTTTAGCTTGCATGTGTACCCACAGCCTCCTTCTGCCATTCAAAGCATCTTCCTGCAAAGCCACCTGCTCCAGAGCTGCATTGCTGCCCTTTCTGGGGCTTGCTGGTGGCTGAGCATCCTGGGGTAGAGATGTGTAAGCCAGGGTGGACCACAGTCCTGAGGAACTGAGGAGCCCTTTTACAGAGAtcagagaggagaaatgagGCATCAATGGGCTTATTCCCGTAATAAGGCTATAGACTTGGAAGCTTTGCAGGCTGTGCTCTAATTACCTTGCTAAATTGTGCTTATGGCACTAGGGGCTGATGCTGGGCAAGAGGTGATGGTAGTGAGCTGGGACAGTCCCAGCTTTTTCAGTGCCATGGGGAAATCTTTGGTGTTTGGTACAGCACAGCCCTTTTGAGGTGCAAACAGGTAGCCACCATCCCTGTCGGGCTTGCCCTGGGGAGGGAAGCTGGCTCTGGGGACAGCAGCTGCAGGTCTGAGGAGAAGGATGTCCCATCCCCAttctcccccttccctgggGATGGATGGGCTGCGGGGCTCGGGTTCCCAGGGcggaggcagggagagaaggTGACAGGTCTATTTATAGGCGGCACATCGACCTGGCGATTTGCATAGCTCCTTCGGAAGTCGATCGATGCCTCCATTAAAAAACTGAGACCAAATCAATATGCCCTCTCGACTCGTGCAAAGGTGAAAGGCATTAAAAGGATGGCTGTACCCTTCACGCCTCCCCTGCCAGCTGCAAAGtcactgctcctgctgcagccctggcccaGCAGAGACACGGAGCGGtgtcccctgggctggggacagctggCGGCGCGCCGTGCACTTCCAGAGGTTGCCTGCCTGCTTCCTGCCTGCTTCCTGCCTGCTTCCTGCCTGCTTCCTGCCTGCTTCCTGCCTGCTTCCTGCCTGCAGGCTTGTTCAGACCTGCCTCAGTTTGCAGGGCAGCTGGCTTGTTCTCCACTGGCCAGTGTGTGCCCTGCTCGCTGCCCTGCCTCCCTTCTGGGATGTCTCTGTGGCACCTGAACTGCTGAGCCCCTTGGAGCCGGGCAAGGCAGAGCTACTCCCCCTCCAGCATGGCTCAGGGTGGCAAAGGGACGTGACCAAGGTCATGCAGGGACACAGTGGCAGGGTATTGGGGCCAAGGCTGGCTCTTAACCTCGTACCTTGATTTTAGGGCTCTCTCTGGCCCAGCCACCTCCCTGCCCAGTGTGTGCCCGCAGTGCCCAGTGTCAGGCATTGCTGGGGTCTCCATCCCTGTGCGTGCCCCGTCTCGGAGCCCCCCTgacctccctctctctttcctcccgctgctctccccagccaaGCTCATCGTGGAGACGGACACCTTCGGGAGCCGCGTGCGCATCAAGGGGGCGGCCACAGGTTTCTACATCTGCATGAACAAGAAGGGGAAGCTGATCGGCAAGGTAGGGCGCTGGGCTCAAGGGCACGGGAGAGCCAGAGGtgtgctgtgggtgctgagcggggCTCGGTGGGAGAGGAGGTCTTACCCAATACGGAGCCCATCTGCGCGGAGGGGGAAGTGGgatgggggtcccggggggctCAGCCAATGCACCCTTTGGAGGGCAGAGGCATGGGCCATCCTGCAGCCCGGAtggcagaagggaagagggggagcAAGGGAGGTGGGCGGGTGCCGTGTGGGGCACATTCCTTGTATCTCCTCGAACAAATAGGCAGATTGCTGGGCTATTCTCCCCGATTACATGGTACAAGTGCCAGGAATGTTAAGATGCTCCGTGGGGCTGGCCCCAAGGCCAGGCCCTGCTGAGTGCCGGTTAGTCACGCTCCCTCAGAGCCTcgatgctccctccctgggggCGGAGGGGGCTGGGTGTGCAAAATCCCACTGGGACAGCAATTGTCTGGGAGGATTTTCCATGGTGGCTCTTTCCCTGGGGTCCCGTTGCTGCCTGTAATGGAGAGGAGCACAGCCTTCAGCTGCCCCTGTGCTCCCTGCCACCTGTGTCTGTGGGCACCATCCCCGTGGAGCCCACATCCCCTCTTCTGCCCCTTGATGCCCCTCCTATATTAAAGACTCCAGGGGGGATAGGGTGGGTGGGTCAACTGCCACTGAGATGGAGAGTTCGCTTATGGTCATGCTGGTAAGGGAATCCAGCCCCTGGCATGGATGGGGGCAGGATGGGAGCCGGCAAAAATCACCTTATAGGTGCAGTGGAAACGAAGGCTGGGACAAGCTGCACTGGGGCTTGCAACCTGGTGCTGGCATAACACCAGGGATGGGAGCTGCGAGGAGCAGTGTCTGCCCATGCCGCAATGCCTGCTCCCTGCATCTTTCtaaggaaaagcagattttggGCAATTCTGACCTGTAGGAGAAGAAGTGGGAAAAGTGAGCCCGTGGCTGCCCACAAGCACTGCTACCGTGCTGCCACACCAGCCAGTCCAGCTTAGGGTAGTGAGAAGCAGCCCTCTGACTGAGCACCCATTGCTTAAATCTCCCCCTCTGTCCCCTTCTCAGAGCAATGGCAAAGGCAAGGACTGCGTCTTCACGGAGATCGTCCTGGAGAACAACTACACAGCGCTGCAGAACGCCAAGTACGAGGGCTGGTACATGGCCTTCACCCGCAAGGGCCGCCCGCGCAAGGGCTCCAAGACCCGGCAGCACCAACGGGAGGTACATTTCATGAAGAGGCTTCCCAAGGGCCACCAGACCACCGAGCCCCACAGACGCTTTGAGTTCCTCAACTACCCCTTCAACCGAAGAAGTAAAAGGACTAGAAACTCCAGCTCCAGGGCAGGCCCTTGACgtgcctgcctctgcctgccctgcctggtcCTCTCCTGGAGGACTCTCCTCTGAGCTTGGTGGACTATATGTAGAGACTTTCCCATATGggtattaaacaaaaaaacaaaacaaaaaaaaaaaaaggagggggggaggattaaaaaaaaaaaaaaattacctgctCTAGTTGTTGATAATTTTGGGGGCGTTGTTTggtttttacaaaaaaaaaccacaaaaaaatcaaaaaaacaaacaaaaaaaaaccaaaaagagaaaaaaaagaagagagaggctCTATTTTTGTACTccaactttaaaagaaatgttcaaaGACTGGTGAAGGGTGAAGACCCCTTCACTTAGAAATGTTCTAGTCTGTTTGGGGTCGCGCttgattttgtaatttttttttttttgtagctctagggggaaaggagaaaaaaaaatcaccgtttaaaacaaacaagcaaaaaaaatggaaatccaaATCTGTGAGCAATGTGCTACTTAAACGAACTGAATTAACGCTTactggagaagatggagaggTCAGAAAACAATTATGGGGAGGGGATTTATTTCAGTGGTGGTTCAAGGCCTCCCGGGTGGGTTTTGCAGCCTGGGTGATGTGTGGGCACTGCCTGTGGGGGCTGGCTGCAACACCCGGGGTGAGGACCACTGGatgctttctttccttggaTGTGCCTACTTCTTCGGCTGAGCGAGGGGTTGCTGGAAGCCACTTGCATCCTTCTGAAAACACTGCTGGCTTCACAGCTCctaacttcttttttctcaggAGGGGACAGGGGTCATGGACACCCCAGAGAAAGTCCTGAACTGACTTGGTACCTCTTACCCATGAGAGCATCTTTGGCattaggtttgttttaaactacTAAGGAGAGGCAGTGGGTGATGGCCGCTGTGGAGCGGGCTGGtaactggtttttttggtttttgtttttttttggttttttttccatgtggaaaATGTGAACTTCTCACCaaaaattgatattttttttctgtttatatttttttatcagatGGAAATTTTCATCcgtaaaattaaaaaaaagtttacaaattACTGTGGAGCCATTTTGCGCTGGTTTTGTTGTAATATTCAGTTTGTGGTTGGCACTTCCATTGTCAATCGTCTCTTCCAGGTTTGCTCTTTGATGAGGAATGCTGCTGTCCTTGTCCTACTAGGAAAGGAGAGTTTTTCTCTCAAAATTTCTGTGTTGACAGAAGCCTAAttttctatttagaaaaaaaaacccaaaggaaacATTAAATCTCTTGAGTGAACATCCTCAGCCAGCTCCGCTCTGCACATGCTGCCCTGGGACTGTGACTCTCTCCAAAGGGTTAAAGCAATTATTCTTCACGGGGAGGGCAAACAAAGACACTGGATAGGAGCCAGAACCAGGGGTGACTTTTCATCCAATctttttttgattgtttgttttttgtttccttaaggattttttggttttgttttggttgtgtACAAATTGAATATGAAAtgattgaaatatttatttaatatgtgCATTAAAAATTTGTATTAGTCTAACGGAGCCTGATGCTTtccagggaagggctggggctggcgaGGCAGGTTGGAGAGAGGTGAAGGAGGATGGTGAGGTGCAGGATGGTGCTGAGGCTGCCACTTGGCGTGAGCCCCTTCCCAAAGGAAGGGATGTAGGAAGTGAGAGGATGCCCTGAGATCTTAGACCCAGATGAGTCTTGTGGAAATCATGGTTCTCCTTGCAGCAAATTCCAGGTTTAATGGGCAGATGCCACCTCCTTGCCCTGTGGGGACAGGCCCATTGCAGGCTGGATGGGGACATAGTGCAATGGAGGCTTGACCGCCAGTTTTAAGCATGGGATGAGGCTTTCCAAGAGAGAAAGCCAGTATCTGCTCACCTCTGGTCCAGATGAGCTTGGCGTCTGTGCAAAATGGGCTGTTGAGTCCCCTCCTTTGGTGGATACTCAGACCTGCTGAGGTGCTGGGTCTTGTTCACAGGAGCTGATGGAGGATTCAGATATGGAATGATCTCAGGTATGgaaatatgcaaaaataaaattgttaaatatgcttaaaaaaaaatattgcagaaatggAGCAACCTAGCAAGGTGAGAGTCTTGCTATCATCGGTGCCAGCCCCGCTGGTGCTGCTACCCTCATGGGGTCCCTATGACATTGCTCGGTGCTCGGGGTGTTACTTGTCTGCAGGGTGCAAGGACCAGCCATCCCCTGGCTGATGTTGCAGACTAGGCTGAGCTGTCAATATATATCATTAATTTCAATAGGGAAATGCAGGGTCTGAGTGCTCAGCCGTGTTCTACATCTGAGTATCGATGCTGCGTCATGGAGGTTGCGGATGGTTCTTGGGCTGCAGGACAGCATGGATGGCGTTTGCCTGGCTGTCCCAGGAGGGACCCAAGGACTACAGAAGCCCGGAGCTGACAGCGCTGGGGCAACCCCCTGTTGTGGTTTCCAGACTACCGGAACTAAAAGTGAATGGCTCCTGGCCTTTCCCCAGGCAGAGATGGTGTTTGATAGTCCTTAATGggtgcttttctttcattaatttgtctaattgcttttcttaatgGCTTTGTGAATCTGGGTGAATTGGTGCTGGGTTGCTGCTCCAGGTAAGGGTAGCAGAGGGGCAGGACTGGCTCCATGCAGGTCAGCAGACGTCTCCCCCCCTTGGTACCTGTCCCCCAGGGCCAGTGATGGCAGGGAAGGGCATGGCATGGGGTGCTCAGCCTCCAGTAAGGCtgttccccatccctgccatcCTGGGGTGCAGTcaagggctggaggagggagcacccagcaccctgggtGCTTGAGCTGGGGATGGACATCCCTGCGTCCTTGCACACCATCATGTGTACCACACGCCACCCCCAAGTCTTGccatctgctctgctgcagcctgacTTTGCAAAAGGCACCCAGGCCTGGCTCCTGGGAAGGGGTGCCCTGCTTCCCCAGCTCGCTCAGTCCATGGCTAATTAGCCCCTTTTCATTAGAGGGCTTTTGGGTGGCCATGCTGCCTAGAAGCACTACAACTCGGGGCTTCATTTATTGTTCGAATTTGTCCAGCTTCCAGCCAGCAAATGTTGTTTCGCCTTTGCTTGGAAGATTAAAGAGCCCACTACTAGTTAGTTAATGAGTAAGTGAATTAATTAACGGTTCCTCATACCCTGTCTCTGCGCTGATACTGCTTAGTCCCTGGCATGACTGGAGCAGCTCATGCTCTTCCCGATGACCTGGGCCCTGCAGGGTCCTGAGCATGTGGTCCTCCAGGGCTGGTAGCTCCCACCACCCACGCAGGGAGATGGTGACAGTCCCTGGTACTACCTGCTGTTTCTCCAGGGATGCAGAAACCCTGCCTGCTGGTGGAACACACATGGTCAATCATCAGCCCAGGAATTTGGGATTTTTCCCTCCTTCATCATCAGCAGGTGTGTGGACCAAGCTTGAGAATCACAGCCACCCAAAGGCCCTGGGGACTGCAGGACACTGAGCCAGGGCTGGACTCAGGAGAGCGCTGGGGACGGGAGGCTTTGGACGTGGGTGTTCGCTTCCATTGACTCGTGCTGTTAGCATGGGTGTTTTGGGCAGAAATCCCTGCTCTGAGCTAGCAAAATCCTTGTGATGGGGATGTGCCTATCCCTAGAGCCACCGATCCCAGTGTCACCCTGTGGTCCCCTCGCTGCCACTGGCTGGCCGGAGGGAGGTGGCAGTTAAAGCAGGAGGGGAGCTGTACTGCCCTGGCTGTTGGTGCAGGGATGACTGCCCTGTCCTGAGCTCCAGGCAGTGGTGCATGCGTGTCCCTGCCTTTACAGGACTTTGCCTCACGATGCTGTCTGGACACAGCGATGAGGCTGGAGTTGAGTGATGTTTGGGAGAGTCTGCCTCATGAGACAAGACTGGGGAGCCCGGCTGGTCCAGCCAGCCAACGCTGGACAAGAAGTAAATGTAGGGTGAACACACCAGGGCAactccaggcagggagaagagctgtTTTCAGGTTAAACGTGGCTATGGCAGAGAAACAGTGGATGAGCAGGAAGACATCACAGTGGCAAGAAAAGGGGTCTCTGCCGTCCGAGCAGGGGCTGCACCAGGGCTTGATCCACCAAGCCCCAAACCTTTTGGCACATGCTGTCTCCACTCCCACCCCTTCTCTCACTTCACAACTTTTCTATGAGGTCTGCTGGGGGAAGGATGCCCACCGAGTGGGGTGGGCTGCATGATGCTGtggcagggttggggcttgcCTGGGCCCCCTTGAGTATGCCCTGGCTTGGGAAGGAGGACTAGGGTGTTTGTTTATTGCATCAGGCTCAGCTTTCAAACATGTCCCTGccatccccctccccctcctttaATTAATTCTGGGTAAGAAGTCCTGGCTTTATTGTGCCACCGAGCTGAGGGCTCCCTGTGGGAAAAGTCACACCTTCTGAACAGCTTCTGATACCATGCAAATGAAGGACAAGTCCAGGAAACGCTTTCATCTCGGACCtgtccagccccctgcccatTAATTACACACATTTCATTTGTGTGAGAGCAATTCCTctcggggagggggtgggggacGGCTGCGGCTTGTGGATCATCTCGGCCCCGCTCTCTAAAGACCCCTCCTTGGAAGGCGGTTTATAGCCAGAAACAGGGATGCTCAGGGGCTCAGTGGGGTATCCCATATTTTTGCTCTCACACAGCCACTCCAAATCAAACTGGCTCGTTGGCAGACCGCATCCTGCCAGTGGAGAGGGCTCAGCACTGCCCCACACCCTGCCAGCAAGCCCTGGCTGTGGACCCAAGTGCCACAAGGAGCATCCTGGAGGGAGGCGCAGGGTGGAGCAGAAATGAGCTCAGTGGTGTCCCAAGGGAACGACTCTCCAGGGTCAGGAGCTCATGAGATGGGTAACGTTGGATAGGCTGGCCACAAAATGAACCTCACATAGGGAAACAATTTTCCATGCTGCCACTGAATTGCATGTGTTGGGGGACTGCATCACGCTGTGACAGGGTGTAAAGTCTCCTTGGCCATGTGTGGACCAGAACCAACTCTCCTGTTGAGATTTGGTCTCTCTGtgctcctctcctttctgcacAGTCCCTCTGACCACGGTGTCCCCAGCATGGCTGCAGCGGAAGGCACCTCCAGGCTGTCTCCTCTTTTCCTGAGGCTAATGGGGAGAGTTGGCTCCAGATCCTGGAGAAGGCACAGAGCAAGGGGATGTGGAGTACAGTGGATTTTCACAGCGTTTCCTGGCCATGATAATAACACTTAGCACTTCTGTAGCACCTGGGATGCTCCAAGCACCTACACATCTGCTCCTCATTACCACCCCACTTCCCATTTGCAGtgtctctgctccctccccacacaTGCCTACAGCAGTAAGAGCTCTCCCCTAGAAATGGGGCCACCTCCCAACTTTCCTTCTGCAAATCTTCAGGGCAGggtcccagggagctgcaaccACATTctgctttggggtgggggcaggaggCTGCCCTCCATGACTGGGATAAGCAGTTTGGGGTGGCTGGTGTGGCTCTGCTGCAGAAGACCTTTGATGGCTAAGTTTGCTGTTTGCCTTCCTCTTGGAGGGAGGATATGCAATTTGCATCCTTTGGTGTTGACAACCCGTGTGCCTGGGGAGACATGGCAGCTGTGGCTTGGCGCACCAGAGGTGCTCTTGGGAGATGTTGGAGGGATATTGGGGGCCCGTTTAATGGGGAACTGCAGCCTTTCTGGGTAGAAGTCGGCATGAAACTGGTGCTGGGCTCTAGCAAAACTGCTCGTCTGCCCACTGGCCCTGTGCCATGTCAGCTAGAGGATGAGAGAGGGCTTGTGTGGATGGGTTGAAGATTACACCCATTACTCCAGATTACCTGATTAATGGCCCAGGCCGCTCTGCAATGAAACGCTCTTTAGATTTGCTGtactgggagcagaggggatggTCTTGGGCTTCATGTGATTTACAGCATCTCTCCTATGTTCATAGTGGCTGTAGCACCAGAAGGTCCCTCCAGGCTGTCAGATGTGATGACCAAGATATAATCTGTGGTTGTAAAGCCCTAGCTCAGAGGCTGGGGGAGACTTGGATGTGTTGGGAAGAACCACTCCAGCCATGCCCAGGTATGATCACTTCTCTAAGCTTGTGCTGTTGATTGTTGTGGACTGGAAGTGGGATGGTGAGGACTGCCAGAGCCTCCCCAGTTCTGTGGGTGCCCAATCTGTGCCCCTGCTCCCATTCAAGCCCTCTGTTCATCCATGGACTAAGTCAGCCCTTTCAGCCATGATCATAGGCCTGGGCTGGCCTCTCCTGCCAATATGGCCAATAgccttttttaatttagtttttttttcctcttaaagatTTTATAGCAGAATGAGAAGGGAAAATTCAGCCTCGCTCTTGCTGTGATTATTTTGCCAACTCTCTGCTGTAGTAGCACATCTTGGTGGCTAGAGTCTCCTCTTTTATGAGATGCTCATAGAGTAAATGGCAGCCCTTCTCCTAAAGATATGCTGGTTTGTATGGTCAGCTGTAGCAGGTGGCGTAAACTGGCAAGACAGAGCTAACCACAGGTCTAGTTGCTACCCCAGCAAAAAAGAGTCCTGGAAAGGGATTtgaagaagggctggaaggtgTCTGTGCAAGTTCATagcaaacatgagaaaaaactCCAATCGCAACatccaaaaaaccaaaaaaagctgcTGGAGTAGCTGAAGTGCAGGATGATGAGGCCCCGGCTGTACATCAACAAGAAAATTTTGGCTGCTGAGATGTGAAATGGGACCTTGAGTGCTGGCT
Proteins encoded in this window:
- the FGF8 gene encoding fibroblast growth factor 8 isoform X1 — encoded protein: MDPCSSLFSYVLMHLFVLCLQAQVTVQSPPNFTQHVREQSLVTDQLSRRLVRTYQLYSRTSGKHVQILDNKKINAMAEDGDVHAKLIVETDTFGSRVRIKGAATGFYICMNKKGKLIGKSNGKGKDCVFTEIVLENNYTALQNAKYEGWYMAFTRKGRPRKGSKTRQHQREVHFMKRLPKGHQTTEPHRRFEFLNYPFNRRSKRTRNSSSRAGP
- the FGF8 gene encoding fibroblast growth factor 8 isoform X2; the encoded protein is MDPCSSLFSYVLMHLFVLCLQAQHVREQSLVTDQLSRRLVRTYQLYSRTSGKHVQILDNKKINAMAEDGDVHAKLIVETDTFGSRVRIKGAATGFYICMNKKGKLIGKSNGKGKDCVFTEIVLENNYTALQNAKYEGWYMAFTRKGRPRKGSKTRQHQREVHFMKRLPKGHQTTEPHRRFEFLNYPFNRRSKRTRNSSSRAGP